The Heyndrickxia vini genome contains a region encoding:
- a CDS encoding arginine--tRNA ligase codes for MISQLIINNIEKSVNSLFHEMGLNYNEDLKISVEQPSHLEHGDYSTNVAMQLAKVLRKAPIQIADMLKNKLEEEGEMEGLVYKIEVAPPGFINMSIDWNQWVKRDFKFPLNNGEKVVIEHTSINPNKSAHIGHLRNSCIGDSLVRLLKRAGYKVEVHNYIDDLGNQLADTVVGILNIPYKKEHSRFGDFCWDIYSTVNKQYEKNPPLLEQRTNVLHSLEEGIENLSWVGLLVADRIVREHIEEMNEFDIHYDLLVWESNIVREGFWTAAFNLLKKTKQFHQETSGKLEGCWVLKQPTTVAEDTESEHSMDKVLVRSNGILTYTAKDIAYHLWKFGLLEKDFMYKRFSEGLWTTNMNGTDASFGQADIVINVIDHRQEYPQAMVKQALEILGYTKQAEKLRHVSYGVVSLSPAAAMELGLDTTDGKASYAMSGRQGIGIKISDLLDLMEGIIENKRSDKSGLSSRTIAAASIRYYLLRFSLLTEVVFDIQQATEVTGNTGVYLMYSHARAVSILSKAEVDLYSEQVVPNEINHMDKAEYALLRHIATWQDTLYAASNELSPHKICTYAHELATLFNNFYAACPIIKADNDKKAFRLWLTLKFKETIGDALTVLGLPSPDRM; via the coding sequence ATGATAAGCCAGTTGATTATAAACAACATCGAAAAGTCTGTGAACAGTCTTTTTCATGAAATGGGTCTCAACTATAATGAGGATTTGAAAATTTCTGTTGAACAACCATCACATTTAGAACATGGTGACTATTCGACAAATGTTGCGATGCAGCTTGCGAAAGTTTTACGGAAAGCACCGATTCAAATTGCGGACATGTTGAAAAATAAACTGGAAGAAGAAGGGGAAATGGAGGGCTTAGTTTACAAAATTGAAGTAGCTCCACCAGGATTTATCAATATGTCTATCGATTGGAATCAATGGGTTAAGAGGGATTTTAAATTTCCATTGAATAACGGCGAAAAGGTAGTTATTGAACATACATCTATCAATCCGAACAAATCGGCCCATATTGGCCATCTAAGAAATTCGTGTATTGGTGATTCTCTTGTACGACTTTTAAAAAGAGCCGGATACAAGGTAGAAGTGCATAATTATATCGATGATTTGGGGAATCAACTTGCGGACACAGTTGTTGGTATTTTGAATATTCCATATAAAAAAGAGCACTCTCGTTTTGGTGATTTCTGTTGGGATATTTACTCTACGGTAAATAAGCAATATGAAAAAAATCCTCCATTACTTGAACAAAGGACAAATGTTTTACATTCACTTGAAGAGGGGATTGAAAATTTGTCTTGGGTCGGGTTACTTGTTGCGGACCGAATAGTTCGTGAACATATCGAAGAAATGAATGAGTTTGACATTCATTATGATTTGTTGGTATGGGAAAGCAATATTGTAAGAGAAGGATTTTGGACTGCAGCGTTTAACTTACTTAAAAAAACAAAACAATTTCACCAGGAAACTTCCGGTAAGTTGGAGGGGTGCTGGGTGTTGAAACAGCCTACAACTGTTGCAGAAGATACCGAATCCGAACATAGTATGGATAAAGTGTTAGTTCGTTCCAATGGCATTTTAACTTATACGGCAAAAGACATTGCTTATCATCTGTGGAAATTTGGATTGCTGGAAAAGGATTTCATGTATAAACGTTTTTCAGAAGGACTATGGACAACGAATATGAATGGAACTGATGCGTCATTTGGTCAAGCGGATATCGTCATCAATGTTATTGACCACAGACAAGAGTATCCGCAAGCAATGGTGAAACAAGCACTTGAAATATTAGGATATACGAAACAGGCAGAGAAACTTCGTCATGTCAGTTACGGTGTCGTTTCTTTAAGCCCGGCGGCAGCAATGGAACTTGGTTTAGATACAACGGATGGAAAAGCATCGTACGCCATGTCTGGAAGACAAGGAATAGGAATTAAAATATCCGATTTACTTGATCTTATGGAAGGGATTATTGAAAATAAACGTTCGGATAAAAGTGGATTGTCGAGTAGAACGATTGCGGCAGCATCGATCCGTTACTACCTTCTTCGTTTTAGTTTGTTAACCGAGGTCGTTTTTGACATTCAACAGGCGACAGAAGTAACAGGAAATACGGGTGTATATTTAATGTATTCTCACGCACGTGCGGTTAGCATTTTAAGTAAAGCCGAAGTTGACTTGTATTCGGAGCAAGTGGTACCGAATGAAATAAATCATATGGATAAGGCAGAATACGCATTACTAAGACATATTGCCACTTGGCAGGATACGCTTTATGCGGCATCTAATGAATTATCCCCCCACAAGATATGTACGTATGCACATGAGCTAGCAACTTTGTTCAATAATTTCTATGCAGCCTGCCCAATTATTAAAGCGGATAATGACAAAAAGGCGTTTAGACTTTGGCTTACGTTAAAATTCAAAGAAACCATCGGGGATGCATTGACCGTACTGGGGCTGCCGTCACCGGATCGGATGTAA
- a CDS encoding protein adenylyltransferase SelO, translating to MTTNKEFGWNFDNSYTRLPKLFFSPTDPTPVQSPKLIILNEQIGKSLGLNVKELQSDDGVVILAGNRIPDGASPIAQAYAGHQFGHFTMLGDGRAVLLGEQITPQGERVDVQLKGAGRTPYSRGGDGRAALGPMLREYIISEAMHALGIPTTRSLTVVTTGESIVRETELTGAILTRLASSHIRVGTFQYVANLGKVEELRILADYSIKRHYPELEENENRYLSFLKEVINRQAKLIAKWQLVGFIHGVMNTDNMTISGETIDYGPCAFMDTYDPETVFSSIDIQGRYAYGNQPYMAAWNLSRFAESLLPLLHDNQEQAVKLAQGEISKFGELYHSYWIEGMRAKLGIFNEEEQDDSLVTNLLDMMKKHQADYTNTFIALTFDKRENSNLFGATEFVQWYERWQSRLERQTESKTESNQLMRNSNPAVIPRNHRVEEALEAAVEKEDYGVMKRLLHVLSNPYEHSDEQVEYATLPKSTTPYRTFCGT from the coding sequence ATGACAACAAATAAGGAATTTGGGTGGAATTTTGACAATAGTTACACTCGTCTGCCAAAGTTATTTTTTTCTCCCACCGACCCGACACCAGTACAATCACCTAAGTTGATTATTCTCAATGAACAGATCGGGAAATCCTTGGGTTTGAACGTTAAGGAGTTGCAAAGTGATGATGGGGTAGTAATACTTGCAGGGAATAGGATTCCTGATGGTGCATCCCCAATTGCTCAAGCATATGCAGGGCATCAATTTGGGCATTTTACAATGTTAGGGGACGGAAGGGCAGTGCTTCTCGGTGAGCAGATTACTCCCCAAGGTGAAAGGGTCGATGTCCAGCTAAAAGGTGCAGGCAGAACACCATATTCAAGAGGTGGAGATGGCCGGGCAGCACTCGGACCAATGTTGCGGGAATACATTATTAGTGAGGCCATGCATGCACTTGGGATTCCTACCACTCGAAGTCTGACCGTAGTAACAACGGGTGAGTCAATTGTCCGAGAAACGGAGCTAACAGGGGCAATTTTGACCCGATTAGCCTCCAGTCATATTCGTGTCGGCACTTTTCAATATGTCGCGAATTTAGGTAAAGTGGAAGAACTTCGAATTTTAGCTGATTATTCAATAAAACGGCATTATCCAGAACTTGAGGAAAACGAAAACCGATATCTTTCATTCCTTAAAGAAGTAATTAATCGCCAAGCTAAACTGATTGCTAAATGGCAATTGGTTGGTTTTATTCATGGCGTAATGAACACGGATAATATGACGATTAGTGGAGAAACGATTGATTATGGTCCATGTGCATTCATGGATACTTATGATCCCGAAACGGTATTCAGTTCGATTGACATTCAGGGACGCTATGCGTATGGAAATCAGCCGTATATGGCTGCGTGGAATCTTTCTCGTTTTGCTGAATCTTTATTGCCACTTTTGCATGACAATCAAGAGCAGGCGGTGAAGCTTGCCCAAGGAGAGATTTCTAAATTTGGCGAACTGTACCACTCTTATTGGATAGAAGGGATGAGAGCGAAACTAGGAATTTTTAACGAGGAGGAACAAGATGATTCACTTGTTACGAATCTCCTTGATATGATGAAAAAACATCAAGCGGATTATACGAATACTTTTATTGCTTTAACATTTGATAAGCGTGAGAATAGTAACTTATTTGGAGCAACGGAGTTTGTTCAGTGGTATGAGCGCTGGCAATCAAGACTAGAAAGACAAACGGAATCGAAAACGGAGTCAAATCAATTGATGAGAAATAGCAATCCAGCAGTGATTCCACGGAACCATCGGGTGGAAGAAGCACTGGAAGCAGCTGTTGAAAAAGAAGACTATGGTGTGATGAAGCGGCTGTTACATGTACTTTCAAATCCTTACGAACACTCTGATGAACAAGTTGAATACGCTACACTGCCAAAGTCAACCACACCTTACCGAACTTTTTGTGGTACTTAA
- a CDS encoding MFS transporter, with product MSFEHLDSPKLKRFQRKITLLSAAGTFLDGFDLTVIAVAMPLILSQWDIGPGLQGLITSSAVIGSFIGALWLGNLTDKFGRKAMYVVDLLAFVIFAALTAFAQAPWQLILFRFLLGIGIGADYPISATLVSEFSSTKSRGKHSTSLGAMWFVGAVVAYICGILLEPLGPSAWRYMLLIGAVFALIVFYFRVTLPESPRWLASRGREKEAEEIMLKITGQKVIIKPNTDKKQKLSDVFSKTLFRRTFFVCGFWFCYAVAYYGISMYTPTILKPFTHGSQMMAYIGSGTVSLLGLLGAIIGMNIVEKIGRRPLIITSFTGLSIALIILALNPSPTMAFLVILFSLAVLFANMGGGILNFVYPTELFPTSIRASASGLATAVSRIGSILGILVFPQLVAAWGNSKALWLFAVAGLAGLLISVFLAPETKGKNLEELNDEVSSALNNKSSVGGNHGKMA from the coding sequence ATGAGTTTTGAGCATTTAGATTCGCCGAAGTTAAAGCGTTTCCAAAGGAAGATTACGCTTTTATCAGCGGCAGGTACTTTTCTTGATGGCTTCGATTTAACCGTTATTGCTGTTGCAATGCCCTTGATTTTAAGTCAATGGGATATCGGGCCGGGATTACAAGGTTTAATTACATCTTCAGCTGTTATTGGTTCCTTTATTGGAGCACTATGGCTCGGTAATTTAACTGATAAGTTTGGTCGAAAAGCCATGTATGTTGTTGACTTATTGGCGTTCGTTATCTTCGCAGCTTTAACTGCTTTTGCACAGGCACCATGGCAGCTTATTTTATTCCGTTTCTTATTAGGGATTGGTATTGGTGCAGATTATCCTATTTCAGCTACCCTTGTTTCCGAATTTAGTTCAACAAAAAGTCGTGGAAAGCATAGTACATCGTTAGGAGCAATGTGGTTTGTAGGAGCTGTTGTAGCTTACATTTGCGGCATTTTACTAGAACCTCTTGGCCCTAGTGCTTGGAGATACATGTTATTAATTGGCGCTGTTTTTGCACTTATTGTTTTCTATTTTAGGGTAACTCTACCTGAATCTCCAAGATGGTTGGCTTCCCGTGGCCGTGAGAAGGAAGCAGAAGAAATCATGTTGAAAATTACAGGACAAAAAGTAATCATAAAGCCAAATACAGACAAGAAGCAAAAATTAAGTGATGTCTTTTCGAAAACATTGTTTCGCCGTACATTTTTTGTATGTGGATTTTGGTTTTGCTATGCGGTAGCCTATTATGGTATTTCCATGTATACACCAACTATCCTCAAACCATTCACACATGGTTCTCAAATGATGGCATATATCGGTTCTGGTACCGTTAGTTTACTCGGACTTCTAGGAGCTATTATCGGAATGAATATCGTAGAAAAAATCGGAAGAAGACCATTGATTATTACTTCTTTTACAGGACTTTCAATCGCGTTAATAATTTTAGCTCTTAATCCAAGTCCAACTATGGCATTCTTGGTTATCCTTTTTAGCCTTGCCGTTTTATTCGCTAATATGGGTGGAGGAATTCTAAACTTTGTCTATCCAACTGAATTATTTCCTACCAGTATACGGGCCAGTGCCTCAGGATTAGCAACTGCAGTAAGCCGAATTGGTTCAATTTTGGGAATATTAGTCTTTCCACAACTTGTCGCAGCCTGGGGAAACAGCAAAGCATTATGGCTATTTGCTGTTGCTGGTTTAGCAGGATTGCTTATATCAGTGTTCTTGGCGCCTGAAACAAAAGGAAAGAACTTAGAGGAACTAAATGATGAAGTATCATCAGCACTTAATAATAAATCGAGTGTAGGAGGCAATCATGGAAAAATGGCTTAG
- a CDS encoding sugar phosphate isomerase/epimerase family protein translates to MEKWLSLWSIGQHGTLSDFRAIKQSGFNGIEIWAEQHRSKEYLEYAKQVGLKIGMHLPFHDLNLATPDPVVYERTFHVLTEWMETLSIYGGQHATFHGGYAWSSEERDETFIRIQERLLLLNEKAKQYGIELLLENLIPDKLNYCHHIASNVEEWLDLIHKANIKACLDIGHLAVMGDDLETTIAKLGSALGAVHLSDNDRKSDLHLLPGEGENLSKDLNSYLEANQYSGPIVYEINPYKYSLQDIIEHITKVNV, encoded by the coding sequence ATGGAAAAATGGCTTAGTCTTTGGTCAATTGGACAACACGGAACATTAAGTGATTTTAGAGCGATAAAACAATCCGGTTTTAATGGAATTGAGATATGGGCTGAACAACATCGCTCAAAGGAATATTTAGAGTATGCCAAACAAGTTGGATTAAAAATTGGAATGCATCTGCCCTTCCATGATTTAAATTTAGCTACTCCGGATCCGGTTGTGTATGAAAGAACCTTTCACGTATTAACCGAATGGATGGAGACCCTATCTATATATGGAGGACAACATGCTACATTCCATGGTGGATATGCATGGTCCTCGGAAGAAAGGGATGAAACATTTATTAGAATTCAGGAACGCTTATTATTGCTAAATGAAAAAGCAAAGCAATATGGCATTGAATTATTATTAGAGAATCTTATCCCGGACAAATTAAATTATTGTCACCATATCGCATCCAATGTAGAAGAGTGGCTCGATTTAATTCACAAAGCTAATATTAAAGCTTGTCTTGATATTGGACATTTAGCTGTAATGGGAGACGATTTAGAAACAACAATTGCTAAATTGGGCAGCGCTTTAGGTGCCGTTCACTTATCAGATAATGACAGGAAGTCAGATCTTCATTTGCTTCCCGGTGAAGGAGAAAATTTATCAAAAGACTTAAACAGTTATTTAGAAGCTAATCAATATTCAGGACCAATCGTGTATGAAATTAACCCTTATAAATATTCTTTGCAAGATATAATTGAACACATAACAAAGGTTAATGTGTAG
- a CDS encoding HAD-IIA family hydrolase — MTKGFIFDLDGTVYLDNHLIEGAADTIQYLLDNGHKVVFFTNKSIATRLDYVKKLNRLGINATIDNIVNSNYITANYLKRQMILSDAAYVIGEEALINELKNEGIRLTEDSDEATYIVLGWDRQFTYKKLNTAYQAWVKNKAVILATNPDRTCPVAGGQLPDCASMIGALEGATGETIDRIMGKPSKLAADIVVNDILQLPPEQCYMIGDRLETDIRMGNENGMHTILVLTGITTIDMVKTSNDRPTYILESIKEIANLHEIVTA, encoded by the coding sequence ATGACTAAAGGGTTTATTTTTGATTTAGATGGAACCGTTTATTTAGATAATCATTTGATAGAAGGAGCAGCAGATACTATCCAATACTTACTTGATAATGGACATAAAGTAGTCTTTTTTACCAATAAGTCAATTGCTACTCGTCTAGATTATGTAAAAAAATTAAATCGACTTGGGATTAATGCAACAATAGACAACATTGTTAATTCAAATTATATTACCGCTAACTATTTAAAACGGCAGATGATCCTTTCGGATGCTGCATATGTCATTGGGGAAGAAGCATTAATAAACGAATTAAAAAATGAAGGTATTCGCTTAACAGAAGATTCGGATGAAGCAACTTATATTGTGCTTGGGTGGGACCGCCAATTTACCTATAAAAAATTAAATACAGCCTATCAAGCTTGGGTGAAAAATAAGGCGGTTATACTTGCAACGAATCCTGATCGCACTTGTCCCGTTGCTGGCGGACAATTGCCTGATTGCGCTTCAATGATTGGCGCTTTAGAAGGAGCTACTGGAGAGACGATAGACCGAATCATGGGAAAACCGTCCAAATTAGCGGCGGATATTGTGGTAAATGATATTCTACAACTGCCTCCCGAACAATGCTATATGATCGGAGATCGGTTAGAAACAGATATTCGGATGGGCAATGAGAATGGAATGCATACGATTTTGGTCTTAACTGGAATTACTACGATTGATATGGTAAAAACATCAAATGATCGGCCAACCTATATTCTTGAAAGTATCAAAGAAATCGCCAATTTACATGAGATCGTAACAGCTTAA
- a CDS encoding MgtC/SapB family protein, whose amino-acid sequence MQVILENFNIEMIVKLLISAILGLAIGLERALKRKPLGLKTSLVISIVSCLLTIVSIQAAYLFPASDVVKIQMDPLRLAAQIVSGIGFLGAGVILRKEDDTISGLTTAAMVWGAAGIGIATGAGFYIEAIAGVVLLIVSVELIPSLIKLIGFQKLHSKEISLKLIIKDRNDIRGVIQALQDKEMTMDYIHIKELDDQYYLLDLKVQVSYRNSTSDIYEGVSQIDTIYRTEISG is encoded by the coding sequence ATGCAGGTAATATTGGAAAATTTCAATATTGAAATGATTGTAAAGCTTTTAATATCAGCCATTTTAGGTTTGGCTATAGGTCTTGAAAGGGCGTTAAAGAGAAAACCGTTAGGATTAAAAACAAGCTTAGTCATCTCTATCGTCAGCTGTCTTTTAACCATCGTCTCCATTCAAGCAGCCTACTTATTCCCTGCATCGGACGTAGTAAAAATCCAAATGGATCCCCTTCGACTAGCAGCTCAAATTGTTTCTGGAATTGGCTTCTTAGGTGCAGGTGTCATACTTAGAAAAGAAGACGATACAATTTCTGGTTTAACAACTGCAGCAATGGTCTGGGGGGCGGCTGGAATTGGTATTGCTACAGGTGCCGGTTTTTATATTGAGGCTATTGCAGGTGTCGTTTTACTAATCGTTAGTGTTGAATTAATCCCTAGCCTAATCAAGCTAATCGGTTTTCAAAAACTTCACTCAAAGGAAATTTCATTAAAGCTCATTATAAAAGATAGAAATGATATTCGTGGAGTCATCCAAGCTTTACAAGATAAAGAGATGACTATGGATTATATTCACATCAAGGAATTGGATGATCAATATTATTTATTGGATTTAAAGGTGCAAGTGAGCTATCGGAATAGCACATCCGATATTTACGAAGGTGTCTCACAAATTGATACAATTTACCGAACAGAAATCAGCGGTTAA
- a CDS encoding glycerol-3-phosphate responsive antiterminator, with protein sequence MNIVDLVQSQVIASIKNEGDIDKAITSSSNIVFLLTGNLLNMTEHLDRLKKANKEIFIHIDFIEGLSNTKSAIKYIAKSWNPTGIITTKNSLIKYAKEEGLMTIQRIFLIDKGAIKKGIDMCQTCNPDAIEVLPGLMPSIIDRLTAQVNLPIIAGGLISSKEEILQGLEAGALAISSGDPALWNLDI encoded by the coding sequence ATGAATATAGTCGATCTAGTACAGTCACAAGTCATCGCATCAATCAAAAATGAAGGGGATATTGATAAGGCTATCACAAGCAGTTCAAATATCGTTTTCCTTTTAACAGGCAATCTATTAAACATGACAGAGCACCTAGACAGATTAAAAAAGGCAAATAAAGAAATATTTATCCATATTGATTTTATTGAAGGTCTTTCAAATACGAAAAGTGCCATAAAGTATATAGCAAAAAGCTGGAATCCTACTGGTATTATTACTACTAAAAATTCTTTGATTAAATATGCTAAAGAGGAAGGATTAATGACCATTCAAAGGATCTTTCTAATTGATAAAGGTGCAATTAAAAAAGGGATAGATATGTGCCAAACATGTAATCCGGATGCTATTGAAGTGTTACCGGGTCTTATGCCGAGCATTATTGACCGTCTTACGGCCCAAGTGAATTTGCCGATTATCGCAGGGGGATTAATTAGCTCAAAAGAGGAAATCTTGCAGGGACTGGAAGCGGGAGCACTTGCCATTTCCTCCGGGGACCCTGCACTTTGGAATTTAGATATATAA
- a CDS encoding glycerol-3-phosphate dehydrogenase/oxidase, with translation MSNEFSKRTRSNTLECMLNNQYDVLIIGGGITGAGIALDAVTRGLKVALVEMQDFAAGTSSRSTKLVHGGLRYLKQFEINVVSEVGKERAIVYQNGQHVTTPEWMLLPIHKGGTFGKFSTSIGLRVYDFLARVKRNERRRMLDVTETLQKEPLIKKDGLKGGGYYVEYRTDDARLTIEVIKAAVEAGADIVNYTKAEGFLYDSNKKVNGINVRDIFTSETYQIYAKKIVNAAGPWVDHVRGNDFSKNNKQLRLTKGVHIVIDQNIFPLKQSVYFDTPDKRMVFAIPRDGKTYVGTTDTFYDQDPQHPRMTADDRKYLINAIHDMFPDVMIVEEDVESSWAGVRPLIFEEGKDPSEISRKDEIWESESGLITIAGGKLTGYRKMAENVVDLISSQLAQSEGITLKPCQTIHYPISGGEFKNYKDFIEKKSTEAIRFGLTIDEGKELAKKYGSNVDILFNYAKTYSEQTDQQLSAFVYAQLMYSMEHEMVIKPVDFFIRRTGSIYFDIHWVRKWKEKVIEEMKSWMEWTTDETEKMKYELENELEKAVNPQQ, from the coding sequence ATGAGTAATGAATTTTCGAAGAGAACAAGAAGTAACACGTTAGAGTGTATGCTCAATAATCAATACGATGTATTGATTATTGGAGGTGGAATTACCGGTGCGGGGATTGCTTTGGATGCTGTTACACGTGGATTAAAGGTGGCACTTGTAGAAATGCAGGATTTTGCAGCTGGTACGTCAAGCAGGTCAACGAAATTGGTACACGGGGGACTTCGGTATTTAAAACAATTCGAAATAAATGTTGTATCTGAAGTAGGAAAAGAAAGGGCGATTGTCTATCAAAACGGACAGCATGTAACGACACCAGAATGGATGCTGCTTCCAATTCATAAGGGAGGAACCTTCGGGAAATTTTCTACTTCTATTGGACTCAGAGTATACGACTTTTTAGCAAGGGTGAAAAGAAATGAACGACGGAGGATGCTTGACGTTACGGAGACGCTTCAAAAAGAACCGTTAATTAAGAAAGATGGATTAAAGGGGGGAGGATACTATGTTGAATATAGAACAGATGACGCGCGTTTAACAATCGAGGTGATAAAAGCAGCGGTAGAAGCGGGGGCAGATATCGTTAATTATACAAAGGCAGAAGGTTTTCTATATGATTCTAATAAAAAAGTAAATGGAATCAATGTGAGGGACATCTTTACAAGTGAAACCTATCAAATTTATGCCAAAAAGATCGTTAATGCGGCTGGTCCTTGGGTAGACCATGTTCGTGGAAACGATTTCTCTAAAAATAATAAACAACTCCGTTTAACAAAAGGAGTTCATATTGTTATTGACCAAAATATATTTCCATTAAAACAATCCGTGTATTTTGATACCCCGGATAAACGAATGGTGTTTGCAATTCCAAGGGATGGAAAAACGTATGTAGGAACAACAGATACATTTTATGATCAAGATCCTCAGCATCCAAGGATGACTGCGGATGATCGTAAGTACCTTATCAATGCCATCCATGATATGTTTCCGGACGTCATGATAGTTGAAGAGGATGTGGAGTCAAGCTGGGCTGGCGTTCGGCCACTAATTTTTGAGGAAGGAAAAGACCCCTCTGAAATTTCTAGAAAGGATGAAATATGGGAATCTGAGAGCGGACTTATTACAATCGCCGGGGGAAAACTTACAGGGTACCGCAAGATGGCGGAAAATGTGGTTGATCTCATTTCTAGTCAGCTTGCTCAATCTGAAGGGATTACGTTAAAACCTTGTCAGACAATCCATTATCCTATTTCGGGTGGAGAATTTAAAAATTATAAGGATTTTATTGAAAAAAAATCAACGGAAGCTATTCGATTTGGATTAACAATTGATGAAGGCAAAGAGCTTGCAAAGAAGTATGGCTCCAATGTAGATATATTATTTAACTATGCAAAGACCTATAGTGAACAAACTGATCAGCAATTATCCGCTTTCGTATACGCTCAGCTTATGTATAGCATGGAACATGAGATGGTCATTAAACCCGTCGACTTTTTTATTAGGAGAACCGGAAGCATTTATTTCGATATTCACTGGGTCCGAAAGTGGAAGGAAAAAGTAATAGAAGAAATGAAAAGCTGGATGGAATGGACCACTGATGAAACAGAAAAAATGAAATACGAATTGGAAAATGAATTAGAAAAAGCGGTCAACCCACAACAATGA
- a CDS encoding aminopeptidase: MVLPNFEENLQKYAKLLVSKGINVQAGDWVKMTITVDQAPLARYITKEAYQLGAEKVIIKWSDDEISKLHYLHQPKEILTNIPEYEIQESEDHVLNHRVSRLSIVSSDPGLLNEADPAKVAAYQNAAGKAFKAQRIATQNDDLKWTVAAAAGAGWAAHVFPDLSTSEEQVDALWDQIFKTCRVYEEDPIAAWDEHKKILNEKAAILNDIQFDALHYKAPGTDLTLGLPKNHIWASAESYSPKGEEFIANMPTEEVFTAPDTHRMEGVVRSTKPLSYAGTLIEGIEVHFKDGKIVDISAEKGDEAIKKLVFDNEGGTGLGEVALVPDPSPISQSNVTFFNTLFDENASNHLAIGSAYPTTIQGGTKMSQEELLKHGMNTSIVHVDFMIGSDKMDIDGIKQDGTVVPIFRNGDWAI, encoded by the coding sequence ATGGTTCTACCTAATTTTGAAGAAAATTTGCAGAAATATGCAAAACTTTTAGTTTCGAAAGGAATTAATGTTCAAGCGGGTGATTGGGTAAAAATGACGATTACTGTTGATCAAGCTCCTTTAGCACGATACATAACAAAAGAAGCCTATCAACTAGGGGCTGAAAAGGTAATTATCAAATGGTCAGACGATGAAATTAGTAAACTGCATTACTTACATCAACCAAAGGAAATTCTCACGAATATTCCTGAATATGAAATTCAAGAATCTGAAGACCATGTTCTTAATCATCGTGTTAGTCGCTTATCAATCGTTTCTAGTGATCCGGGTCTATTGAATGAAGCTGATCCCGCTAAAGTGGCTGCTTATCAAAATGCTGCAGGTAAAGCATTCAAGGCTCAACGCATTGCCACCCAAAATGATGATTTGAAATGGACAGTTGCCGCTGCTGCTGGAGCAGGCTGGGCTGCACATGTATTCCCTGACCTATCAACTTCCGAAGAACAAGTAGATGCGTTATGGGATCAAATTTTTAAAACATGTCGTGTATATGAAGAAGATCCAATCGCTGCTTGGGATGAGCATAAAAAAATATTGAATGAAAAAGCAGCTATATTAAATGACATTCAATTTGACGCTCTACACTACAAAGCACCTGGTACTGATCTAACTTTAGGCTTACCAAAGAACCATATTTGGGCAAGCGCCGAAAGCTATAGTCCAAAAGGGGAAGAATTTATCGCGAACATGCCTACGGAAGAAGTTTTCACTGCACCTGATACCCATCGCATGGAAGGTGTTGTCCGCAGTACAAAGCCATTAAGCTATGCAGGGACACTAATTGAAGGTATTGAGGTTCACTTTAAAGACGGAAAAATCGTAGACATTTCCGCCGAAAAAGGTGATGAAGCGATTAAAAAATTGGTATTTGATAATGAAGGTGGAACCGGGCTAGGAGAAGTAGCTCTAGTTCCAGACCCATCCCCAATTTCTCAGTCTAATGTAACTTTCTTTAATACACTATTTGATGAAAATGCATCCAATCATTTAGCAATTGGTTCAGCGTATCCAACAACCATCCAAGGTGGAACGAAAATGAGCCAAGAGGAATTGTTAAAACATGGTATGAACACATCTATTGTTCACGTTGACTTCATGATTGGATCCGACAAAATGGATATTGATGGAATTAAACAAGATGGCACCGTTGTTCCGATCTTCCGAAATGGAGACTGGGCAATCTAG